One stretch of Corvus moneduloides isolate bCorMon1 chromosome 16, bCorMon1.pri, whole genome shotgun sequence DNA includes these proteins:
- the LOC116452152 gene encoding putative short-chain dehydrogenase/reductase family 42E member 2, producing MPEGFAEELHSSQPCESQVTEPAGLLAARSTRTMVTGGGGYLGYNLGCALVSSGVAVVLFDVRKPKWEIPSGADFFKGDVRDYEAVFKACEGVDCVFHVAACGMSGLEQLQKKDQIESINVGGTKIIIDVCKQRNIPRLIYTSTVNVVFGGNPIEEGDEETVPYFPLEKQFNHYSRTKAIADQMVLAANGTLLKGGDKLHTCVLRPPGIYGPEEQRHLPRVAINIQRRLFNFKFGNHKVQMNWVHVGNLVQAHLLAAEALTSEKGYVASGQAYYIHDGENVIFSEWIVPLFEKLGYRKPWIHIPVLLAHIAATVMEYLHLILKPVFSFTPFLTRNEVWNVTVTHTFRIDKARNQLGYKPKKFSFADSVDHYLKTRPTCQEDHTFIKMVFGFGILLSLIILSFF from the exons ATGCCAGAGGGGTTCGCAGAAGAGCTCCACAGCAGCCAACCCTGTGAGAGCCAAGTGACGGAgcctgctgggctgctggctgccaggagCACCAGGACAATGGTGACAGGAGGTGGGGGCTACCTGGGATACAATCTGGGATGTGCCCTCGTTAGCTCAGGAGTTGCTGTTGTGCTGTTCGATGTACGGAAACCTAAATGGGAAATTCCAAGCGGAGCGGATTTTTTCAAG GGTGATGTGAGGGACTATGAAGCAGTGTTCAAAGCATGTGAAGGGGTTGACTGTGTTTTCCATGTAGCTGCATGTGGAATGTCAGGATTGGAACAA CTTCAAAAGAAAGATCAGATTGAATCCATAAATGTTGGCggcacaaaaataataattgatg TCTGCAAACAGAGAAATATCCCTAGACTGATATATACCAGTACAGTGAATGTGGTGTTTGGAGGGAATCCTATAGAAGAAGGAGATGAAGAAACTGTACCATATTTTCCACTGGAAAAG CAATTTAATCATTATTCTAGAACCAAGGCAATTGCAGACCAAATGGTTCTTGCTGCTAATGGAACTTTACTAAAAG GAGGGGACAAGCTCCACACATGTGTGCTTCGCCCACCGGGCATCTATGGACCAGAAGAGCAGCGGCACCTGCCTCGAGTAGCC ATAAATATCCAGCGGAGACTTTTTAACTTCAAATTCGGGAATCACAAAGTTCAGATGAACTGGGTTCACGTAGGAAATCTAGTGCAAGCTCATTTACTGGCTGCTGAGGCTCTCACCTCTGAGAAGGGCTACGTAGCT AGTGGTCAGGCTTATTACATCCACGATGGTGAAAATGTCATCTTCTCTGAGTGGATCGTGCCTTTG TTTGAAAAACTAGGCTACAGGAAACCTTGGATACATATTCCTGTTCTCCTGGCTCATAtagcag CCACTGTGATGGAATATCTGCACCTGATACTAAAGCCAGTTTTTAGCTTCACACCTTTCTTGACAAGGAATGAG GTGTGGAATGTCACTGTAACTCACACTTTCCGAATAGACAAGGCACGAAATCAACTCGGTTACAAACCGAAGAAATTCTCATTCGCTGATTCTGTGGATCATTATCTGAAAACAAGACCTACCTGCCAAGAAGATCACACGTTCATTAAAatggtgtttggttttggcaTTTTGTTAAGTTTGatcattctttctttcttctaa